TTCAATACACCACTCGTCTTTGTACCGTGAAGTATCAGCGTCTTCTTCCCATTCTCGACGAGCTTGGGGGCTCGCTTCTCGAGCTCACGCCTAACCCTATGATTTCTCGGAGTTTTTACTTTCAACATGGTGAGCAAAGCAAAGCAAGAAGAGCAAGAGGTTTGGTTTGGTACCAGGATTTAGGTATATGAAAGCTAGGGTTTTTGGTCAGAGGATGCGTCGTATGATTGTTGGGCCGGTGATTTTGATGGGCTTTTGGGCAAAGAGTGAAATTAGCCCAATTGGAAATTATGTATATGAAAAAATAGAACAATACGACAGAAGTCAAACAAAGAGAAAATCTTGCAATATACAACACAGATTATTCAATTTTTAATCCATATATGTAAACGCCAAGACaaccaaattaaatttttgagaaataagttagtacatatatatatataaaattaagttgtcaattcttcttcttcaattaaTCTCTTggaaactaaacaaaaaaataactaaaataagaAACTCATCATGAGTAATACTAAGGACACACCTTAATCCACACCCAAATTCACATACAGTTTATATGTTAACTTTTGATTGgattttaacatttttacaTGGGTCTACCACATGTACATGAAAAAGCAGAAATATAATTAAGAGTTTACATAAGCTAAGTGTGGATTTGGGTCTGAATTGAGCTGTATTTTTAAcattactcaaaaatcaaatgcaaaaaaagtgtGTGTACTATGTAAGAGAGAGTAGTTGTTGAATCTAATTAACTGCACCTAAGGGTGTACAtaagatttgagagagagagagagagagaactagtGAAGTGTAAATGTTGTAAGAAACGTTCCAATATTGGTGAGCTCTCTCATGATGAATGCTCATCCTTTCTCTCGTGAAAAGGAAGCAGAACTTGTCTGAAGCaacaaaaagattaaagatcTCCACCATGTGAGTTTCAATAATGAGTATGATCCAGAGAAGGAGCCTAGCTCTTCTCAAGGTCTTCAAGGCCATCAGGTTTTGTCATTCAAAGAAAAGCTTATGGGGGATATTCCTGGCTCTTATACTCATGCTTTTGACTTCTTTGAGGCATTGGACTCCGACATTGAGTCCGATGATGAAATGGCTGACCTCAGGGAAGGGTGGCAGTTGTGAAGCTTTCCAGTACCGCCAAGCAGCGTATTAGAGCCCCATGGATAAAGCTTTCATTGTGAAGGTATTTGGGCGTAAGGTAGGGTTCAACTATCTCCATTCGAAGCTTTTATTTATGTGGAAACCAGTAGGGAAGATGGACTGTGTTGATTTGGAGGAGGGGTATTTCTTAActtgcttttctttaaaaaaaagagcatGACTATGTGCTAAGGAAAGGCATGTGGTTTATAGGTGACCATTTCTTATCTATTGGACCATGGGAGCCTAACTTTAAAACTGATTTATCCAATGTAGCTTCAGTAGCGGTCTAGGTAAGATTAAATCGTCTTCCTATTGAATATTATGAAACTGAAGTTTTAAAACAGATTGGGCAAGTGATTGGGATTGTCTTAAGGATTGATACACATATGGCGACGAAATCTAGAGGGAGGTATGCAAGACTAGTATTTCCAAAAAACCTTTGGGCCAAGCTGGGCCATCTAGATCAAAGGGAGCAACCTCAAGGAATTCTTTGCCTAGGCCTTCGGTAAAAAGGAAGAAGTCTTATAACCTGAGGAAGGGTAATTCCTAATCTAGTCGAGAACATTCTAAGGATGGGAAGCACCAGCCTTTTTAGACTAAATCCCAGATTTCTTTTTTACAAACCACTGATCATAAAACTTCCTTCAATCCTAAATTCTGATTTTCATGCTCAGTGTAACCTGAGATGAAGGTTGCCACCAAAGGTGATGTACCTAATAAAGTGGAAAAGGAAAGTAGGAATGGGTGTTCCTCAAATTGCCCTATTTCCTTAGATTGCCATAAGGATTTGGAGAAGCAAATCAGTCCGGCTAAAGGTAGTATTGATAAGCAAGTCCAAGGTATTCAGAACCTAGTTGGGGGATCAAACAAAGGGGAATTATAGCCTATGGAAGAATTTAAGCAGGCAGAAGGTAGGGGTTGTGGGACCGGGTATGATCTTGAGGTCAAGGATCAAAACGAAGCAATTCATATGGAGGTTGATGGAGATGGGGGCAGTTGTACCTCTTAGTGAGGTTGGTGCATCTCCTTTCCTGTATTTAGCAATGAATATCATCATCTGGAATATTAGGGGCACTCTGAAGCCCAATTTTTAGAGTCATGTTCGTGATCTTGTAAATATCCATCACCCAGCTATTATAGTAATAATGGAGACCAAGGTTGGTGGTGACAAAGCTAAAGAAATTATAGGGAGGCTCCCTTTTGATGAAGCCATTTGCACAGAGACCAGAGGCCTTTTTGGAGGATTGTGGTTATTGTGGAATTTGGATATTGTGGAGGTGTCCCTGCTTGCAAAGACAGAGAAGGAAATTCATGTGCTGGTTAAGGTTAGACCTTTTGATCTGAATTGGCTTTTTTCTACTGTGTATGCTAGTCTTAGATTTGAGGAAATGTGCATTTTGTGGAAGAACCTTGCTACAGTTTCTGAGCTTAATAATTTGCCTTGGGTGTTGGCTGGAGGTTTTAATGAACCTCTTATTAATGAGAATAAGTTTGGAGGGAGGGCTATAAGTATTAATAAATCCTTGTTGTTCAAGGAGTTCCTAGACAAATGCAACATGGTTGATCTGGCGTTTTCAGGACCAAGGTTTACTTGGACGAACAAAAGAGGCATCAGTGATCTCACTCAAGAGCGCATAGATAGGGTCTTCGTTAATTCGGAGTGGTGGAATCTGTTTCTGGAAGCTAGAGTCACACATCTCACTCGGTGCCATTCAGATCATTGCCCAGTACTTCTTGAATCTAGTGCCAAAGACTCACTCTATTTAGAGTGACCTTTTAAGTTCCAAACTTTTTGGCTTTTTTATGTTACCTTTCCTCGGGTTGTTTCGGGTGCCTGGAGTCATACCACTAAGTTATCTGAGGCCATTAGGAGATTCACCAGGGATGCGAAGGTTTGGAACAAATCCCATTTTGGTAATGTGTTTGATAAGAAAAAGAGGTTAATGGCTAGGCTCAATGGCATCCAAAGAGCTATGGCCATTATTCCATTGGCATCTCTTAtggatttggagaaaaaaaaaaatcttctattAGTACTTGATAATGTTCTCAGCTAGGAAGGGGAGTTGTGGGCACTTAAATCTCGAGTTAATTGGTCGATCCAAGGTGATCGCAACACGCCTTTTTTCCACATGTCTACCCTTGTTAGAAGGAAGCGCAATAAGATCACAACCATTAAAAACTCAGTGGGTGATTGGTTAAATGAGGAGCAGTAGGTTATTGGAGTTTGTGAAAAGAGGATTTAGTGAGATTTACACCTCATCTCAAGAAGTCTCTCTTAGGGTTCCTTCCTTTAGTTGTCGTTGGCAGGCCAGG
The sequence above is drawn from the Quercus robur chromosome 7, dhQueRobu3.1, whole genome shotgun sequence genome and encodes:
- the LOC126690977 gene encoding uncharacterized protein LOC126690977; amino-acid sequence: METKVGGDKAKEIIGRLPFDEAICTETRGLFGGLWLLWNLDIVEVSLLAKTEKEIHVLVKVRPFDLNWLFSTVYASLRFEEMCILWKNLATVSELNNLPWVLAGGFNEPLINENKFGGRAISINKSLLFKEFLDKCNMVDLAFSGPRFTWTNKRGISDLTQERIDRVFVNSEWWNLFLEARVTHLTRCHSDHCPVLLESSAKDSLYLE